gctgctgctgcattttcaGACCACCCACGATGAAGCTGTAATGACGAagctgctgctccagcagaCTTCACTGCAGTTCGATAGCTTTTACGAGCAGATGCGTTGTCGATTCGTGCGTTCTATGCTGCTGGCGCTGCACATTTGCCACATACTAGTCTACGTAGAAACATCACTAACTTTTGATACATCTTTGGTTACCATTTTTCAACTCTTGAAGGTTGTGTGGGAGCAGCAAGTTCAAGAGTTTTTGCCACAGCTGCTCGGTGACGATGTGATAGGTGAACGTGGACGTCTGTGCGCGCCACGTATGCTGTTTCTATTCGAGAATTATCCAGCCGATGAGGAGCAGACCCGTGAAGCCATCTCAGCCTATGAATTTCGCACCGAAGATTGCATATATGAGTTGCTCCGACAGCACAACATTATCACCAATAATCCAAACAGTTCGCTACTGGCGTtgcccaacaacaaacagtttGTGTTCTTCAATGCATACGAGCAGCTGCGACCGGATCATTTGCTATGCGCCATTgaacaactgcagcaaactATGTTGAAGCCCGATGCCAAAGAGGAGGAAGAAGACTTGGAAATTCTTGCGTTGGCACCCTTTGAAGGGTTTGTTAAACCTTACGGCGAATTCTACGAAGCCAAAGAATCCGAGGAGCAGTTGTATCGAGAGCAGCATACTATTTGGCTATTTCTGCAACGTCATGTGCAGGATGCACTTGACGGTTGCTTCGATCGGGGCAGCTTCAAGCAGCTGTCACCGTTTACAGCACAATGTGTGCTAATGAAATATGAGAATTGGCACAAGGAATCGACCAGTTTgcatcagctgctgctgcagaatGCCCAAGTCGAAGGTTACAGCAGCAGTAACGTGTCATATGTAAGCTTCGTTTAACTACTATACCATATTCACCTTACTTTAACTGTCTTCGTATTGCAGCAATGCTATTTGAGCAGCCTGGAAAAGTGTTTAAACTACGAAAGAAAGTAATTAGTCTTAGTCTTAACTGCCTCAATACCTTTTGCTGACGCTAATCCATTGCAGATTTTGGTCCCAGCTGAGCGAGCTGGGTTTGAAGAAGGGCATCTCTTGTTATAAACATGCAGCGCCTGCCATTTATGGCAACTCCATGCATCAGCAACTGCTCGCAGATGCCAAGCTTGTGCTAGAGGACGAAGGACGCGGTCCCTATACGGAGGCAGCGCTGCTCAAACTAAGCGAGGTGTGTGCCAAGTTTTGGCAGGATGGTCGCCAGCAATGCGAGCAGCTTAGTCTGCGTGGCAATCCCTGCACACAGCCCAAAGAGCTGCCACATGAGAAGCATTGCAGCGGCGTTGTGCACATTTCAAGTTGCAATTGTGGACGCACACAAGGCAGACGTGAGGATCCGTTTACGCTGCGCCAAGCGAACTACGAGTACTACGAACACATGGCCAGCATGTGTAATCTGTGTGTGAAGGTGAAAAAGTTCCAGTTCCCTGTATTTGCGCCATCGAGCAGCGAATATAGAGCAGCGGCCTTTGAGGCGGCATTTCCATCTCTGCTGCAAAGCAAAGGCAGGGATGAGCCAGCAGCTACTGCAGAGGAGCAGCTGCAAAGCGAGCTCAACTCGCAACAAGTGGAAGAGGATGAacgaaagcagcagcagcaactggaagcagaagaggaagagaagcCACAGCATTCGCTTAACAATGGCTGCTCGCAACCTTTATCTGCCACGTATGGCTCCGACTTGAACATGTCGATTGCGGGCTTTGGTGACTCGTTGCGCGAGGGCGAAGTGGAAGACTCCACGGAGATTAGCTCGCAGATGTGTAGCAGCCTGGGCACCCAGAGCAGCACGCACAGCAGTCAGAGCAATTCCAGTGGCAGTGAGCTTGTGCTGCAGCTAAAACACGACACCGTCATTGATGAGTGCTGTGAATCACAAGCGGAGTCAACGGAGCCGCCAGCTCAGCTCAATGAACTGGCGTCCACCACGGAGTATTTGCCTGGCTTGGTGCACATCTCGAGTGGCTGCGAGCTGCTGCCCTTGTTTCCCAGCTGGTCGTTGGCTTGCGTTGGACCCAGTTCCATTTATAGTCACAACACCGGATTGCAGGAGCATTTCCAAAGTGGTTTTCTATCGGGTGCCAACTTTCTGCTCCCCTGGGATGTTCATGTGCGTCTCGTGCAACCGCAcaagcagccacagcaatcgcagcagcactcaacacaacaacaacagcaactcaatCACAAGAAGTCGCAACGCTATCGCAAACAGGGCGATCGAGTGGCACTTAAGATCTTTGTGGGCTTCGAGTATGAGTGTTCCCGTGGCCATCGGTTTATGATGTGCAGTCCGGATCGTGTGTTGCGCGGTGGTGCCGACATTGAACGCGACACCTGCATCAAGGTGGTGAACAACAATATGCCATTGTACTTCCCCTGTCCGTGTCGCGGTCAAAGCACTTTTCTGGCCCAACTGATGCGCATTCATGTGGTAACGCCCAAGGCGCCAGTTAACATCATTCTGGATCCCAAGGTGCTGGTGGGCAAGTATACCTTCACCCTGGGATGCAATATCTTGCCGCGTCTGTCGCAGAGCGCCTATTGGATCTTGAGATTGCCGAATGTGTATCAGGGTGATGATATGCTCATTGCTCCACCCCAAAAACTGGAGACTGATGAGATTATGTCGGGTGGTTGTCTGCTTGCTGGCATGTTTGGCATCGCCGAAACAGATGCAGCGGATGGCAACGAGGCAGGACAACTCTCGGGGCTAACTTTCACCAGACTTTAAGCTGTTATACACACGGCacttttgtaaatataatgaaaacaatttgttatatccataaatttagtataacaataaatattttaaaaaattctataaCCGGGAATATATACTGATCTTCGcacatttgaaaaaaaaaaacaacaaattgtagaaCAGATCGTTTGAAAGTGGTTTTCTTGGGAACACAGTAAGAATGTAACACATTTATTCTGtataaaacagaaaatttaACAACTACTCTTACCACTTTTGgaaaattataacaaattgatcttttaaaaattgatttctaACAGACACAGTAAGAATGTTATACATTGCGTGTATAACAGTTTCCGTGGATCTTTCCCCATAAGCtacaaataaacatttccCATCACTAAATCTACGAAATAATGTACACAATTGTTGGTTTATGGTAACGATTAATGTAATCTCTTCAATGCTCTTGCTAAAATGAGcagttttaataataataataatatgcgTGAAAATTCGTAATTCTTATGGGCTTGGTGGGGCAGGGATTTGGAAATGATGTGCCACAATTGGATATTGTGTAGATCATTCCAAAGATAAATCAGCATACATAGAAGTAGcttaatactaaattataataccaTTAATGTTTTTTAAGAGTTGGTGTAAGTTAAAAATTTCAGAGCTCCAACTGAATTgttcttaaatataaatagacatatacatatacatataaataaaggAATACTTGGATAGTTTTCGAGTGATATGACAGATGAGGAGAGAAACTAATAATAGGTTTCGTATAATAATCAATTCGAGATGTCAGTGCTCTGTATAGTGCTGCAGTTTTGAAATGATAATGCTTGAATATCAATAGTGATAATAAGAACtatggccaaaaaaaaaaagatgttgcttattttttaaattgagttcCACAGGCTGCTGCATGAGTGCCACAAGGAGTTGCTTCTGAATTATTACTTAGTGAACAAGGTGTTCCAATCAAGATTCTTGGTTCTTAATGAGTTCCAATTTGATTGTTCAGTtggaaatgttgaaaatattataaatacttttaaattattatagaaTCCTTCGTCGGTCCTTCCGCAGATAAATTCGagatattcattttaaatgttgttgaGCTGCTGGAAGAATTTCCACATTCAATTATCATTTAGACAAAAATCTAAGAACAATGTGTGAAGATCCAGAAATACGTCCTTAAAGCTTCACCTTCTAAAGGCTTTTTTTAACTTTGTAGATTTTCTTAATATTTCGAATATTGTTCTTATGAGCTCCACACGAATTTCGCAATTAAAATAGTGTCCACCAATACTCAAATGAATTCCAAAAATACGTTACAATTCAAATAGAATGGTTTGGGAACAacttaattgatttcaattagAATTTCCTTATGGATTCTTTAAGGGTTCCACATCAATGTCCAGTTGGATTCCCTTCAATGAATTCCAGTTAAGCAAGACATCCACTCGCTTTCTCATTGCAACTTGTGCAGCACTTGCTCCACAGCTGTCGATGTCTAGACGTCCTCGCTGTAGATCTCCTCCTCGACTGCAAAGTCGTCGTGTTCAATGAAATCCCCGCAAACCTCCTCCTCGCAACCGACTTCCATGTCAGCAAAATCCTCAGGCATATCGTCGTAATACATGTCCGCATCCGTGACCAGCTGCTGGACCACATCATCATCCTCCTCTTCATCGTCCTCCTCATCATCCTCCGCTTCTTCCtcctcttcatcatcatcgtcctc
This DNA window, taken from Drosophila nasuta strain 15112-1781.00 chromosome 2L, ASM2355853v1, whole genome shotgun sequence, encodes the following:
- the LOC132797292 gene encoding nonsense-mediated mRNA decay factor SMG8, giving the protein MNYRKYYTWQYPETPEDVAPLLAELKESLVIVGVIGRSKCAQANKMCAFDMEPDVPTSPSDGQIQCYYKPGTNTLLLHFQTTHDEAVMTKLLLQQTSLQFDSFYEQMRCRFVRSMLLALHICHILVYVETSLTFDTSLVTIFQLLKVVWEQQVQEFLPQLLGDDVIGERGRLCAPRMLFLFENYPADEEQTREAISAYEFRTEDCIYELLRQHNIITNNPNSSLLALPNNKQFVFFNAYEQLRPDHLLCAIEQLQQTMLKPDAKEEEEDLEILALAPFEGFVKPYGEFYEAKESEEQLYREQHTIWLFLQRHVQDALDGCFDRGSFKQLSPFTAQCVLMKYENWHKESTSLHQLLLQNAQVEGYSSSNVSYQCYLSSLEKCLNYERKFWSQLSELGLKKGISCYKHAAPAIYGNSMHQQLLADAKLVLEDEGRGPYTEAALLKLSEVCAKFWQDGRQQCEQLSLRGNPCTQPKELPHEKHCSGVVHISSCNCGRTQGRREDPFTLRQANYEYYEHMASMCNLCVKVKKFQFPVFAPSSSEYRAAAFEAAFPSLLQSKGRDEPAATAEEQLQSELNSQQVEEDERKQQQQLEAEEEEKPQHSLNNGCSQPLSATYGSDLNMSIAGFGDSLREGEVEDSTEISSQMCSSLGTQSSTHSSQSNSSGSELVLQLKHDTVIDECCESQAESTEPPAQLNELASTTEYLPGLVHISSGCELLPLFPSWSLACVGPSSIYSHNTGLQEHFQSGFLSGANFLLPWDVHVRLVQPHKQPQQSQQHSTQQQQQLNHKKSQRYRKQGDRVALKIFVGFEYECSRGHRFMMCSPDRVLRGGADIERDTCIKVVNNNMPLYFPCPCRGQSTFLAQLMRIHVVTPKAPVNIILDPKVLVGKYTFTLGCNILPRLSQSAYWILRLPNVYQGDDMLIAPPQKLETDEIMSGGCLLAGMFGIAETDAADGNEAGQLSGLTFTRL